The window CCACGGAGCCTCGAACTGGCTCGGGCCGCGGGTCGACAGCGACAGGTTCGCGGTGCGCAGCCGCTTCTTCAGGTCCGCGCGGGCCGTCGAGCCGTACACCAGCAGGACGGTGTGCGCGGTGCCGGCCTTGATCGCGTCGACGGCGTGCTCGAGCATGACCTCCCAGGTGGAGCCGCCGACACTCGTCGAGTCCACCCAGGTCGGGCGCAGGCCGAGATATTCGGCCAGCTCGACCGGCGCCAGCACGCCAAGCCCGGTGGAGCCGAAGCCGTCGACGTCCGCGTGGCTGAGGCCCGCGTCAGCGAGCGCGCGGGCGGCCGCCTGGTAGTGCAGCGCGAACGGGGTCGCGTTGTCGACCCGCCCGCAGTCCGACAGCGCCGCGCCGACGACGGCCACCTGCCCCGTCATACGTCCTCCTCGCCCCTCACCAGTTTGGTACTGCTACATCCGACCGATCCACCCGGTACCGGCCACCTACGGCCCACCACCCGGCGACCAACGCCGACAGGATCGCTCCCACACCGGCCACGACCCGCCCGCCTACCCCGGCGGGCGCCGGACCCGTCCCCGTTCCGCCGGTCCGACGGAAATCCTTGGAAACTCGGCCTGATTCGAATTTTGTATATACTATCCGATCACAGATCAGGCGCCTCCGCAACCGGCGCCAGCTCCGGGCAGCTCCGCTCCTGGACGGCACCGCTCCGGACACGCACTACCCCTGGACAAGCACCGCCCCTGGACAAGCACCGCAGGGAGAGCGCATGGACGACGCAACAGCGACCGCCGAGGCCGCCGAGGCGGGCACCGATCCGGAGACGGAGAAGGGCGCCGCCTGCTTTGAGGACCTCGAGGTGGGCGGGAAGGCGCCGGTACGCACCCGCACGCTGACCCGCACGGACCTGGTCCGCTACGCCGGCGCGTCACACGACTTCAACCCTCTGCACCACGACGACGAGCGGGCGCGCGCCGCCGGCATGAAGAGCGTCTTCGGGCACGGCATGTTCTCCGCCGGGATGCTCGCGACCGCCCTCACCGACCTCGTCGGCATCGGTAACCTGCGCGGCTACAAGGTGCGCTTCACGACGCAGGCCTGGCCGGGCGACGTGCTGAGCACCGACATCACGGTGACGAGCAAGGACGAGGCCACCGGCCTCGTCGAGCTCGACTGCCAGCTGGTCAACGCGGAGGGCGCGGCGGTCGTCGCCGGTTCCGCGGTCGCCAAGCCCGTTCGCGGCCGAGCGAGCGAGTGAAGTGGTCGTCCGAGGCGGACCTCCCAGATCGGCTACGCAAGCTCCGCCGATCCGGCGGGGACCCCGGAGGACGGCCGTGAGCAGGGGTCCCCGGCCACTCGCGAAGCGACGGCTGGGGGGGCCGATGAGTGAGCGAGGAAGCGAACCAGAGATGAGGAGGCGGGCATGAGTGGTCCACGGTTCGATCTGCCGACGATCGAGGAGGAGACCGCGCCCTGGTGGGACGCCGCCCGCAAGGGCGAGCTGCTGATCCGCCGCTGCGGTGACTGCGCCAGGGCGCACCTCTACCCCCGCCCGTTCTGCCCCTCGTGCTGGAGCCAGAACGTCACCTGGGAACGGGCCGCTGGCACCGGCACGCTCTACACCTGGTCCGAGGTGCGGGTGAACGACCTGCCGCCGTTCAAGGCCCGGGTGCCCTACATCGCGGCGATCGTCGACCTCGACGAGGGCCCGCGGCTGGAAACCAACATCGTCGACGTGACCGAGGCGGACCTGGCGATCGGCATGCGCGTCAAGGTCGACTTCCGGGCCGACGACGAGGCCGACCTGACGGTCCCCGTCTTCCGCCTCGCCTGAGGCCCGAGCCCGAGCCGGGGCCCGAGCCGGGCCCGGGCCCCGCACGTCTCCCGCCTGTGTCCTGAGGAGAGCACCGTGAGCGCGACCGACTTCATCGGCACCCAGCTCCCGCCGGCGACCGTCGTCGTCGAGCGGGGCGCCGTCGCCGCCTTCGCCGAGGCCGTCACCGACGCCTCGGCCGTCTACCAGCGGGCCGACGCGGCGGTGGCGGCGGGCTTCGAGACCATCCCCGCGCCGCCCACGTTCACGTTCGCCGCCCGGCTGCTTGGCGCGTTCCCCGACCTGCAGCCCGCCCGCCCCGACGGCGCCCTCGACACCACCGAGATCATCGCCGCGCTCCGCAAGGACGGCGGCCTGATCCTGCACGCCGAGCAGGAGTTCACCTACCACCGCCCCGTGCTCGCCGGCAGCACCGTGCGCGTCACCGGCGAGGTCGAGGACGTCCGCGTCACCACCAACAGCCGCGGGAAGCAGATGACCTTCGTCCGGCTCCGCTCCGACACCCGCGACGAGGCCGGCGAGCTTCTCGTCACCGAGGTCATGACCCTCCTGCACCGCGCCTGACCGCGAACTGTGGCTGCTGAACGTCTCCCTGGACCAGACCATCGACCACAGTTCATCCCGCCGGATCAGAGTGTGGCTGCTGGGCGAGCGTATGGACACGATGACCGACCACAGGTCGGCAGCAGAGCGGCACCTCGCCCGCGGGCCGGGTGGCGGTGGTCGCATTTGCCGGGTCGGACGGCGTGAACGATGCGGCTCGATGACGACCACGGAATGATGACGACGTGACGACCCCCGCCGCGACGACGCCCGAGACCGTCCCCGCCGCCCCCGGAGCCCCCGGAGCGCTGCCGCTCGCCGGGCTGCTCGTCGTCGGCCTGGAGCAGGCCGTCGCCGCGCCGCTGGCGACCCGGCACCTCGCGGACCTCGGCGCCCGCGTCGTCAAGGTGGAGAACCCGAACGGCGGCGACATGGCCCGCTCGTACGACGGGGCCTGGCACGGCGAGATCGGCGCGCACTTCGCCTGGCTGAACCGGGGCAAGGAGTCGTTCGCCGTCAACCTGCGCGACCCGCGCGGTGCCGCCGCGCTGGAGGAGCTGGTCGCCCGCGCGGACGTCGTCGTGCAGAACCTCGCCCCGGGCGCCGCCGCGCGCCGAGGGCTCGCCGCCGAACAGCTGCACGCGAAGTACCCGCGGATCATCGCCGTCGACATCTCCGGCTACGGCGAGGGCGGCCCGCTGTCCCACAAGCGCGCCTACGACCTGCTGGTCCAGTCGGAGTCCGGTTCCTGCGCCATCACCGGCCACGAGGGGCACCCCGCGAAGGCCGGCGTCCCGCTCGCCGACATCGGCGGCGGGATGTACACGCTGACGTCGGTGCTCGCCGCGTTGCACGCGCGCACCACGACCGGCCGGGGTGCCGCGATCCAGGTCGGCCTGTTCGACGCGGCCGTCGAGTGGATGGGCTACGCGCTCAACTTCACCATGGGCTCGGGCCTCGTCCAGGAGCCCAACGGCGTCAGCTCCCCCGCCGTCTCCCCCTACGGCAACTACAAGACGGCCGACGGCCAGGTGCTCGTGCTCGGCACCACGAACAACGGCGAGTGGCAGCGGCTGGCCCGCGAGGTCCTCGGCCGGCCCGACCTCGCCGACGACCCCCGGTTCACCGAGAACGACGACCGGGTCGGCCGGCGCGCCGAGCTCGACGTCCACCTCGCCGCCTGGGCGAGCTCCGTGACCCTCGAGGACGCCCGCGAGCGGCTGGACAAGGCCGGCATCGGCAACGCCCGCCTCAACACCGTCCCCGACGTCATCGACCACCCGCACCTGGCCGCCCGCGACCGCTGGCGCGAGGTCTCCTCCCCCGCCGGCCCCATCCGCGCCGTCCTCCCGCCCCCGGTCAACAAGGACTGGACCTTCCCGATGGGTGACATCCCGGCCCTGGGCGCGCACACGGCGTCGATCCTCACCGAGCTCGGCCGCACCCCCGACGACCTCGCCGCCCTCCGCGCCGGCGGCGTCATCTGAAGGACCGCACACAGGCCTGACTAGTGGTGGAAGCCGGTGCTGGCTGGCTCGGCACCGGCCGGGGTCGGGTGGCCCGAGGCCGCGAGGCGGTCGACGACGCGGCGCAGGTCCGTGGCCAGGTGGTCGGCCAGGTCCGGGCCGAACCCGTTGCGGACGACGACCCGCAGCACGGCGAGCTCGTCCAGCGCCGGCGGGAAGCGGTAGGCGGGGACCTGCCAGCCGCGGGTCCGCAGCAGCTCCGAGATGTCGAACACGCTGAACTCGGCCGCGCGGGCGTCGCGGATCGTGAACGCGAACGCGGGAATGCCGGTGGCGCCATCGGAGACGAGCTCGAAGGGATCCATCGCGGCGATCGTGTCGGAAAGCCGGGCCGCGACGTCGCGGCAGCCCTGCATCACCTGGCGGTAGCCCTCGTGGCCGAAGCGCAGCAGAGAGTAGTACTGGGCGACGACCTGCGCGCCGGGGCGGGAGAAGTTGAGCGCGAACGTCGGCATCGTGCCGCCGAGGTAGTCGACGTGGAAGACGAGCTCCTCGGGCAGGTGGTCGTGGTCGCGCCAGAGCACCCAGCCGACGCCCGGGTACACCAGGCCGTACTTGTGGCCCGAGGCGTTGATCGACGCGACCCGGTCGAGCCGGAAGTCCCAGACGAGGTCCGGGTCGCAGAACGGGGCGACGAAGCCACCGGAGGCCGCGTCGACGTGCACCGGCACGTCCGGGCCGCCGTCGGCCGCGAGCCGGTCGAGCGCGGCGGCGATCTCGGCGACCGGCTCGTACGTCCCGTCGAACGTCGAGCCGAGAATCGCGACCACGCCGACCGTGTTCTCGTCACAGTGCCGCGCGGCCTCGTCCGCCGTCAGGTGGGTACGGCCGGGCGCGAGCGGAACGAGCCGGGGCTCGACGTCCCAGTAGCGGGCGAACTTCTCCCAGCAGACCTGCACGTTCGCGCCCATCACCAGGTTCGGCCGGTCGGTGGGCAGACCGGCGGCACGCCGTCTGGACCGCCACCGGCGGGTCATGGCGAGGCCGGCGAGCATGCATGCCTCCGACGAGCCGGTCGTCGAGCAGCCGACCGCGTCGCGGGCGTCGCGCGCGTGCCACAGGTCGGCGAGGATGTTGACGCAGCGCGCCTCCAGCTCGGCGGTCTGCGGGTACTCATCCTTGTCGATCATGTTCTTGGCCGCGCACTCCGCCATCAGCCGGTCGGCGTGCGGGTCCATCCAGGTGGTGACGAACGTGGCCAGGTTCAGCCTCGCGTTGCCGTCGAGCATCAGCTCGTCACGGACCAGCTGGTAGGCGGTCTCCGCGTCCAGCGGCCCGGCCGGGAGCCGGTACCGGGGCAGCTCACCACCGCCCGCGGCGCCACCCGCGACGCCGTCCGCGACCGCGCCGCCCGGCGGACGCGTCGACCACCGCAGCTGCGGCCGCACCGCCAGCCGCGCGTCCGCCTGCTCCCCCATCGCCTGCCTGTGCAGTGCCACCCCGCCAGGCTATGGGGCCTCGAGCCCAGCGGTCGCCAAGGGGCGCCAACGGGTTCCGCGGCGCCTTGCGACGCCGCGGAACCCGGACACTCCGGATACCCCGCTCAGCCCTCGATGGGCGTGGAGGCGACGGCGCGGAACTCGGTGGGCTGGCCCTTCTCGTCGAGGGAGGTGACCAGGCCACCGCGGACGCAGACCGCCGGGGTCGCCGGCGCCGCCTTGCCACCGCAGCGGAACTTCATCGGGTCGGCGCCGGGCAGGTCCTTCTCCGGCATGGACTTGATCGCGGCGGTGATCGACGCCGGGGTGATGTC of the Pseudofrankia saprophytica genome contains:
- a CDS encoding Zn-ribbon domain-containing OB-fold protein → MSGPRFDLPTIEEETAPWWDAARKGELLIRRCGDCARAHLYPRPFCPSCWSQNVTWERAAGTGTLYTWSEVRVNDLPPFKARVPYIAAIVDLDEGPRLETNIVDVTEADLAIGMRVKVDFRADDEADLTVPVFRLA
- a CDS encoding FAS1-like dehydratase domain-containing protein, translated to MSATDFIGTQLPPATVVVERGAVAAFAEAVTDASAVYQRADAAVAAGFETIPAPPTFTFAARLLGAFPDLQPARPDGALDTTEIIAALRKDGGLILHAEQEFTYHRPVLAGSTVRVTGEVEDVRVTTNSRGKQMTFVRLRSDTRDEAGELLVTEVMTLLHRA
- a CDS encoding MaoC family dehydratase, with the protein product MDDATATAEAAEAGTDPETEKGAACFEDLEVGGKAPVRTRTLTRTDLVRYAGASHDFNPLHHDDERARAAGMKSVFGHGMFSAGMLATALTDLVGIGNLRGYKVRFTTQAWPGDVLSTDITVTSKDEATGLVELDCQLVNAEGAAVVAGSAVAKPVRGRASE
- a CDS encoding glutamate decarboxylase is translated as MALHRQAMGEQADARLAVRPQLRWSTRPPGGAVADGVAGGAAGGGELPRYRLPAGPLDAETAYQLVRDELMLDGNARLNLATFVTTWMDPHADRLMAECAAKNMIDKDEYPQTAELEARCVNILADLWHARDARDAVGCSTTGSSEACMLAGLAMTRRWRSRRRAAGLPTDRPNLVMGANVQVCWEKFARYWDVEPRLVPLAPGRTHLTADEAARHCDENTVGVVAILGSTFDGTYEPVAEIAAALDRLAADGGPDVPVHVDAASGGFVAPFCDPDLVWDFRLDRVASINASGHKYGLVYPGVGWVLWRDHDHLPEELVFHVDYLGGTMPTFALNFSRPGAQVVAQYYSLLRFGHEGYRQVMQGCRDVAARLSDTIAAMDPFELVSDGATGIPAFAFTIRDARAAEFSVFDISELLRTRGWQVPAYRFPPALDELAVLRVVVRNGFGPDLADHLATDLRRVVDRLAASGHPTPAGAEPASTGFHH
- a CDS encoding CaiB/BaiF CoA transferase family protein is translated as MTTPAATTPETVPAAPGAPGALPLAGLLVVGLEQAVAAPLATRHLADLGARVVKVENPNGGDMARSYDGAWHGEIGAHFAWLNRGKESFAVNLRDPRGAAALEELVARADVVVQNLAPGAAARRGLAAEQLHAKYPRIIAVDISGYGEGGPLSHKRAYDLLVQSESGSCAITGHEGHPAKAGVPLADIGGGMYTLTSVLAALHARTTTGRGAAIQVGLFDAAVEWMGYALNFTMGSGLVQEPNGVSSPAVSPYGNYKTADGQVLVLGTTNNGEWQRLAREVLGRPDLADDPRFTENDDRVGRRAELDVHLAAWASSVTLEDARERLDKAGIGNARLNTVPDVIDHPHLAARDRWREVSSPAGPIRAVLPPPVNKDWTFPMGDIPALGAHTASILTELGRTPDDLAALRAGGVI